CAACCTCCTCACAACCTTTCCTCATTTCTTTCTCATTTAGTACCAttgtaattaacaaaaaaaagggtTCCCACCTACTGTACTGGCTTTCAAACATGGCCTCAGGGAAAACTCCATTGATTCCGTCCCAGGACGTtatctaaaggaaaaatgaaaaacagatgatgagatgacatttttttttaaatctgccccagaattttcattgagatacactctagttaaatctcttttaaagtaaaattggtTTCAATCAATGACTTCCtgttaaataattcaaataaacaaatctttcttggtctttatttgaaaactccTAACACAGAGTCGACCCAAATATTTCAAACTGCTGTTCATTCAGTGCGGAGCCAAATTCAGATTGTCATCTTACCTCATTTGTACATTTTGATTCTAGCAGACTCTGTTGGATGGCAAACTGCAACAATTCCTCGTCGTGATTTGTGGCAGGCATTGCACGGCCCCCGCCTCGGCGGATGTACCTTGTTGGCACATCAAACACAGAGGAGCACACAATGAATGGAGATTCGGAAGAGGCTGTAATTTgtaaattacacaattgaaatattttacaaaaatgtagacTAAACTTTTTCTattacagtattcattatttcaataatttatttaaccTGTATTGTCTTCCTCATCCTGAGAAGGTGTTTTGTTTGAAGTGAGATCTACCACATCTTCAGTACTGCACAAGTTCACATTACCAAATGTGATGCGTGCATTCAGAACATGAAACAGTGGGATCTCTGGGATAAAATTCAAAAGAGCCCGTGTTAGCATACCTGATTATGTCATATTAAGAAtacaaacaatatttttattaccaGTAATTATTCTTTCAAAGATGTAATTCATATTAGCTTTCAGAATGTTATACCTATTTTAACAGGAAATCCAGGAGGGAATTTCAGGGTGACAAAGTCCCGCAGTCTGGCAAAATGTGCACTAGTCCTGGCCATTAGGTTAATAATAGGAGTCACCTGCTCCACCAGGGAGAGAGGATGCTCTTCACTCATCCACAATGTTGCTTTAAATCTTTGGGGGAAAAACACTGAGTCTTAAACATTGTTTCTTGAAATCCTCGCAGCAGCAGACTTTAGCTCAAACCATTTGTCCATCCCTTTACTAATTGGCTTAATTGAATTCTATGATCTCTGAGAGTAGGCAATCCATTTCAGGGCATATTCAAACACTCATCCTACTTACTTAGGGCAAATGTAGTGTCGTCAGTTTGAGCTAAAACACAGATAAAGCAAGAATGCGCCCCGTCCAAAAAGACAGTTCTGGTTTCTTAATTAGAGAGAGGTTTCTTTCCGTTAATGTCTTGTCTACTTAGCTTGTTCTGGCTTTCATGTACCCTTCTCATATAATTtcatagaaatgtatttttatttttctggataaaattaagaaaatattttgtgaaactaTGTCAGATTATCAGCATTTAATTCTTtgctattatttttcttctttttttctaaatattttcttcACATGTGTTTATTGACATGTTTAATGCAAATGATACTCAGAGGCTGGATAACTATTTGTGGCTCactataaactgaaaaataattatgAGTGAAAGGATGAAATTATGGCTTAGGAAGCTTACCAAAAGAAATAACTCACTAcccaaaatgtactttttttttttttagaataacaGCCCACTTATTTTGGTAGCTCTGATctgtctctcaaaaatgtcaaacgttacgccttaacaatctctagatgataatgtctgttgaacaaatagGTATCGCTAgataagtggaggcaaggtacgctccaacacgtggtgaaaGGTAGACAGACTCAAAATTTGgttacccttgtaattttgctgatttgaatgcatgtgacTGCTCAACACTGATTACTTGAAACACCAAAATTGGCTGGactagctcgttaagccttgaacttcatagacaggtgtgtccaatcatgagaaaatgtatttaaggtggtcaattacaagttgtgcttcccttgaactctcctctgaagagtggcagcatgggatcctcaaggcaactctcaaaagatctgaaaacaaagattattgagtctcctggtttaagggaaggctacaaaaagctatctcagaggtttaaactgtcagtttcaactgtaaggattGTAATCAGGAAaaggaaggccacaggcacagttgctgttaaacctcagctctggcaggccaagaaaaatacagaagcggcatatgcgcaggattgtgagaatggatacagacaacccacagatcacctccaaagatctgCAAAAATATCTTGctacagatggtgtatctgtacatcgttccacaattcagctcaatttgcacaaagaacatctgtatggcagggtgatgagaaagaagccctttctgcactcatgcaacaaacagagtcacttgttgtatgcaaatgctcatttacacAAGCCAGACTCATTTTGGATCAAAgtcctttggactgatgagaaaaaaaatattatagttatttggtcataataaaaagcgctttgcatggtggaagaagaacaccgcattccaaaaaaaaacacctgctacctactgtcaaatttggaggaggttccatcatgctatggggctgtgtggctagttcagggactggggcccttgttaaagttgagggttggatgaattcaacccaatatcaacaaattcttcaggataatgttcaagcatcagtcacaaagttgaagttatgcaggggttgaaCACAGTTCGAattctacaaaggcattcatgcaaagggagaagtacaatgttctggaatggctgtcacaatcccctgacttgaatattatcgaaaatctatgggatgatttgaagcaggctgtccatgctcggcagccatcaaatttaaccgAACTGGAGAGAtcttgtatggaagaatggtcaaaaatacctccatccagaatccagacactcatcaaaggctattggAGGCATCTAGATGCTCTTATATTTGtgaaaggaggctcaactaagtattgatgtaatatatcTGTTGGGTGCCCAGacttatgcacctgtctaattctgttatgataaatattgcacattttctgttaataaacttaatgtcactgctgacatactactgtttccataaggcatgccatatattaaaaggaagtggctactttgaaagctcagccaatgataaacaaaactccaaagaattaagaggggttcccaaactttttcatatgactgtattagcAAGTAATTGTACCAgcatatgagagagagagatagtttTAGAAACTGTGGAGAGGTGCAAGGAAAAATCCATCTACTTTAAGTGACATGTCATGTTCCTTTAGCAATATAAATAACTGTTAACAAAAAAGGAATAAAGTTTGACACCCATTATTCAAAAGTTACTATTCTGTGGAATAAGCGCACAATCCTCAGTGGGGACAAGAATTAGTATGCTGAACATTTAACAAGTTTTTTTGGGAGGCTGGGCAGAACAATGCTCTTTAAACATCCTGCACTCCACTGGAGACAGTTACAGCATGGGGAATTATTCTAGCTTAGGTTGACCACTTTAAAATCCACATGTGGTACATATTACTTTACTAACTGAATGGCTGTCCAAAAgacagaaaattttaaatactgaCTTTTGGGTTCTGATGGTTAGTTCAATTGGTCTTCCAATATCCCTATCATGGAGGTCAAAGTCAGGGTTAAAGTACTCCTCAGGAGTAATAGCAGTTGGATTATTGGTAGAAGCAAACTCCAAGGTGTGGTCCTGTgggaagaggagaaaaaaaaataggtgaCTTTAGTAAGCATGGATTCCATCAGTACCATGCTGAAATGTCAAACCTTTAGAGAGACAATAAGGAGGATTTCCACTTCAGCAACAAAGTGTTACAAGATTAAATATAAACTAACATTAAAGGATAGTAATTGTACCTTCCTCCACCAAGACAAAGGAGGTGTATGTAAACTTGAAAACAAAGGCTGTAGTATTAGAGcccaataaaatgcaaataataaataatattaataaataaaacagcatggTATTGCCTGCTGGTGAGAAAAgaactaaaaataatatatatataaaaaaatattttttaaaaaccacatttatattaaagttaaaaagtgtactaaaaagaaaaaataagtctctcctatatcacttgtaaaataaaagcgtgggcgcttttgctaaaattttattgattgatgaaaagcgcccacgcttttattttacaagtgatatAGGAgagatttatttttctctttttagtacactttttaacttaatataaacatggttttttaaaaaaaaaatatatatatatatacacacaaacatacagggtggtccagatctcattatgcaactcttaatgcaatgcaggaaaacaatacaattcgGGTGATTGGCGCTACCAGTCCggtcaaacattttgttgatttggGAGGTCATGTTCCTATGCACTGCAGGCAGtccaaattcctccaacatcctgcTTTGCACgttgttatagcataatgaaaattgcataattagatctggaccaccctatataaatatatatatatatttttttatattatattattttcaactttttattcttgggtttgttttagtataattttgtaatcaacatTTTAATGTCTCCTTTAATATCTCTGTTACtagtgccatctattggtgaaatctttaactattcttcatatgaatttaattaaatttaaatttaatttaatttatttaatttcttaattaacatggattaattgatcattcagtgaaactgattattgattcatgtattatCATCGGAAATGAGTAAGTGTGCGAAATGTCAAATCATTTGAACAATatgaagtgggttaaatatcgattacaagatttgtaccagacaacaaacaggtgaagttaaaagaagcgtggtaaaaataaaatgatccaAAAAAGTAGAATTGCAATCTGGGTAACTGTCTTCTTaagtcatttgtttgtttaagaATCAGGCATCATTTCCtccaatttaaaattaagtgaACTGCAAATTTGCATTTTTGTCCTTAGGAGTAGCAACATGGGCACTGTGTTAAATGATGCTGttaagaaatatttaataaacaagtaAACAGTGGTAAACTGAAAAAGGTTGAGTATAAAATAGGATGAACCTTATATTTAATCCATCTAAgagaagtggtggctctgaggctagggatctgcattaaCATTCAGAAGGTTTTCTGGTTCAAATactgtaaacgccagaagtgactctacttgtTTAGGTCCTCcaacactccagccactgtaaaaaaactcacactgttccagtgtggtgctgaggtgtcacctgttgcacagctgcactcaggtcctaatccgGAAGGTTCATGGTGTGGTGGGTGTGGGAACAGGCTGTAatcagtgcatactcccaacCTCTCTTATATTTAGACTAACACCCTGTTCCAAGGACACTTCTGCCAGCATAGCCATTGAACAGAGCCCCTTgattatggttatttttaaaacatggcaaaatGGTTGAAAAGTATGATTTTAGAGATAGAAAACTGAGTTAGTTTCTCAAATGTGCCAAGAAATTTCAATTtggttattttctttgttattaagtgaaaaattatataAAGAATGGACATGTATTGCAAAATAAATGGTCAAGAAATAGTTtttctatatctctctattataaaaaaaatcctgtggaatgaatgactaggagatgaTAGTGATCTTTatgttaagatcacgaaagacaaataaaagaaccgcgagacgaaagagaatgggcaaaaaaaaaaaaaatcagtagtgtaaagtgaagcagcacacacagatacagatgtctcagtgcatataaagcgtataaaggacatacactatgagaatctgtggacccgcaacagttaaagcaattacaagtttaatttcaaataaaacacaatttggtcaggtgtatatttatgatcatggtgAAGCgatcacaacatgagcagcagagacacaaagtagcaaaaaggacagcggctgtgcatgttttaaaaagattgaagggcagcgcgacagcagcgCTAGCACCCCCCCACACCtttacaacgcgagcagcgttatacgtcctgcgagaaagaatttaaccacggccggggccagaaataaaggacaagtattgtttttaaaacGTCACGcaagaccaggcagtgagccattatttaaaacaagtccacagacatctaacttagcagttgttagattgcttttggcagacaagcatcatgtgctcccagctcttaaaacaacgacatgcgtcAATCAAGCAGAAGAGGCAGCTCGCAAGCACatatccttagtgtgcgttcagctgcccccttcacaacacgagcagcattatatgtctggcaagaaagagatgtaaccacgcacggggccagaaataaaggacaagtattgtttttacaaaagtttttaaagtaaaagtgaaaataatgcatatgtaacaattcccaagaaaataacaatccctttaaattgtatattgcctgccaaaggtaaagtaaTCCCTAATAGAGGATCACAgcaatcgtgggaaagaggggttctttcatcggagtagcgctatttcagatgtggcatggccaaatgggggaggcagcttgatgaatgaggtctccaggacttaaaacaaatccaaattacattatgtgatatcatctaatgtgaaattctactccgtacttctataatttttgttttcatactgtattggggatttattctgttctatgtattgtacagtattgtattgacccccttctttttgacacccactgcacgcccaacctacatggaaaggggtctctctttgaactgcctttcccaaggtttcttcgatttttttgcctacaagggttttttttgggagttttttctggtcttcttagagggtcaaggctggggggctgtcaagaggcagggcctgttaaagcccattgcagcacttgtgtgattttgggctatcgtattgtattgtatatccagaaaaccaaacacggtggtgggcgagtgaagcaagcagggggcggagccccctagtaatataaaaatagatgTTTTTTACCCCTTGGGCTCCACAGTACTGTTCCACTGTTCCAAGGAGAGACTCCAGAATGTTTCTTTCATCTACAGAATCAAAAGACAGCAGAAGCAAGTGAGCTAAATTACCAGTAGTGATCCATTTGGCCCATTACCCTAAAATGCAGGATAAAAAGACCAATCCAAACCACTCTAAATATGATAAAAGTCATTATGTTTCAAAGTCATCTAGCACATCATGATTTTTACTTAACTAAAGACTAGGCAGAGTGTCTCTGAGGCTGGGTATCTACATTGGCAATTGGAAAGCTGCTGTTTCAAattctgtaaatgccaaaagtaaaTCTACTCTGTTGAGCCCTTCATCAAGGTCCAtagcctgcaattgcttcatcttgGGTAaaacattaatctgcatccagccttgcaaacaggtcctccaacatACAGGGAaaccttgggggttggtggcaggactgacactccagccaccataaaaaaaaaactctcactattccagtgtggtgctggggTGTCACTGGGTGTCCCAGTTCAGCTCATGCTTCCAACTTCTCTGATTCTAAAGACTAGGCAGATCGCTCCATAAATAATTCTGACAGGAACAAATCTCAACCAATATAAGGTACATGGTGTGCTGACCTCTGTATCTGGTCTTCTCTTCCTCAGTTAAATGCTCTGTCCTTGTTCTAATCACCACATTGACATTGTTCACAGTGAAAACCTAAGAAAACataggaaaaaaattttttttagtgtttaacCAAAAGTTGAATAGTAGGCAAATTGCTTTCTCAAATCATGGCTGGGTCTTCCAAGTATTGCCATGATCCTCAGCTCTCATGCATAGTTTGAAGTCTAATATAATTAGCCTGTTAATGCAAATAATACTTCCCCATTCTGCtgctcttttaaaattgtatgttttattacatacatacacatatatacacacagacacctacacatattatacagtatatatattacagtatacacacacatttatatttctgaaACAGAAGATTTCTGGGTACAGATgagaaaagaatgaaataaatattGTGCACATAAAAAGAGAAAAGTTACATTCATGCCTGTAAAACCAAACAAGTAAAACTGAATGACACATCACGGCTTGCTTTACCTAAAAgctttataaaattataaaaacaatagaTTGATTGCAAATGACAGATTTTGGTGAAGCATTTACAAACAGGAAGGacaaaattgtataaaatagGTGGAATCTGATTCTCTGTTCTAATGTCTTCATAAAGATACTCATGTGAATCAGCATATTCATATAACAAATAAATTCTAATGTAAATGTTCTATACCTTAGCTTCAAATCCATTGATGACTTCAGTTTTGTCACTTCTCCAGCCCCAGATTCCAGATTTGTTTCTggacagagtaaaaacaaaaagtatattttaattatCACAGATTCGTACTTCATTGTTATATAAAATGGACAAATGTAATATTCTATGAAATACCCTGAACATCTAATCTATATTCTCTACATTGTTTGATGATGCCAAGGACAGCTAGGACCCAGCTTCTAATATCCTcactgaaaaaatggaaaattaccaCTGAAATAACAAAATATCTTAAGGAAGAAAAACCTGCTGTCTAGGTAAAATTCACAGCATCAGTCATAAAAAGTCACTACCCACcacagcaggcatgtcaaactcacaccATTGATGGGCTGcatcgactgccatacgtgcctAAGCGGGCCGCActataacaaatactattatactaagTTACTGtaactttctttccaatactgaaaactttacaaaatgtaacacttaaagtttaaagaaaagcaatttatttccatacaatctccgtacaacagcatacaattagagtcttagccacttagctaggtccttatttccccttgggattaataaagtatctatctatctatctatctatattatattatattcattgcttatataggagtcttatagtgtgagatctatttcttttggcccgacacttggcatctcttgctaataaccagttcgtcaatatcaggcttgaaatcttgtgcagctaaaacttttatgagggatgaaaggtgctcggcagtaagtcttgagcgatgtggggttttgatagctttcattaacgaaaacaatttctcacaaagattaagtgcttccaaacatagacagtactgtcgatgccaacttacggatctgcacatatgagggtggcaggtaagcatacaagcctgggacaccaacttcgttgtattttgccttcagaaaagaatctgactgcagttcaatcaattccatttggatattctcaggtgcattctcaacgttgtaagagaacagcgcaaagtcctgttcgtgtgaactgaaatcacgaaaacgctcactgaattcattgctcagtaattcaagttagaaaacaaatcctccaaaaatcaaattttactttactaagtttacttcaaagtttacattataaaataagccgatatgcaaaaagccatctgacctacactaattttacaaactcaaaatcacaaaaatatgttaataaacaactcaccaacttctcacgtccacttcagatcttcagctatagtctgcactaactgttcgttacaatactagcacaaaattacataaaactcgAGTAGAAAAACGTGActattactacttgtgatggtcagttctgcccagtggccagtgtcagcagcccagccagtaatgtagcctagcaggggcggctctaggctcgtggcggcccagggcagagaaagaattggtggccccttcgcccgccaatgtcaatatggtatcttatgcacggcggatggccacgtccgttgcggacactgcatagcctcctcctgctcatgacacgcttctaaATGCGCGTGTTTGTAACTTGAAAActaagtggcggcccatgatattctcattatggcagaatgttataatactacatatagcttactgctccgactctaacGACATTAGTAAcaacagcgtactaattaacaagaaatacaatgtttttcggccacattgccctcagctgtgttgttattttctttaactttttaatattcaatatatattggcgtggcggtcCCCatggatttggcggccctgtgcaggtgcacggtttgcacatgcctaaaagCTGCCCCTGCTGcctgctgctgcagcctagcacttcagttgtgatgttgcggctcattaactttggtcaagactcgtggctatactagcagatatttctggtaccgtaatgccatggaaaaatgcgcttttgtcagaaggcagaagaaaagtcaataagtaatgccgaagatgcagaatgattcaatcacaaacaatagtaatcattttgtacaagttcagtgctaactaagATCTGTCATCAGATCTCTGTAGCTGGTCGCATGCGGCCTGGGgccacgtgtttgacatgcctgcactACAGAATCCAATGTACTTAGtcaatatattttgaatattttaggaAAAGCCAAAAGCACCAATATATCCAAACCAACCAGTTGTTGCCTCTGATATTTATGAAAGCTAACCAGCAGCCTTGCCTCTCAAATGCGATGTGACGTGTGTCCAGGTAAGTGTTAATGCTGGGCGAGGTCAAACGCTTTGCAACTTCCTGTTCTGCAGGCTGCATGGAGTCTAATGTCACTTCCTCCATTTCTCTAGAAATATCAAAGCGTTCAATATCCACTACTTCTTCATCATGATTTATCTCCATCAGCACTGCAAAGTTACCTGcacatacagaaaagaaaaaaaaataaagaaaacaaatggcaTTTACATTTTGTGGCAGATCATAATATGCAGGCAAGAATGTAGGTATTAAGTAGTATAGAAAAAAACAATGGTGGCTATATTGCTGCACATTAGTTACATATTATTAGACTGGCAATACTGAAGTTCTCCAAGTCAGACTTTTGCCAAACAGGTTAGCACAAGTATGGCGAGGAAAAGGAGTAGAAATATTTCCTCATTAAGCCTTATGCAatatttctttaatgtaaagaaaatggTCTCCAACTACAATCCAGATAAAGGCATCCCTTTAACTTGGATTAACCTTCATTAGTATTCAACTTATCTACCAACCTTCCCCTCTAAAGATGTAGCTGCGTCGACCCCGTATCCAGGTCATATTTTCAAATCCAAGCAATGTAGCATCCACACGAAGGTTTGCCCCACTTTTCCAAATCCGACACACATCGCTGGGACACATCCGAGAAACCAGTGGTACTGAAATACAAGAGAGAACAGGAGTTAACTAAATGGAGAAacataggtttaaaaaaaaaaaaactccgcaAAACCagtgaaagagaaaaggagaagatAAAAAGAAGCACAGGAACCCAATAAATCCCAAACCATCTCCCTCCCTTCAAATCAAAAAagtaaactattaaaaaaaaaaaagttataggtGAGAAAAAGATTTCATATAGGACAGAAGACAAATCTGCACTATATaaatctgaataataaaaaaaggaaacacttACTCCAGCTGGTAAACTCCCACTTCATTTCCATGTAGAAATCTGAAGACTATGGATAAACATGATTCAAAATTAGCATTTTAACTCTCTGAAAAGCCAAGATGTCTCTTATTGACTAAGGATACACATCACTGCCAGTATCAGCTGGTCATACTTTATAGCTCCTCTCATCATTTTACATATTACATTTTCACATTACTATATTactaagttttatttttgccactT
This genomic window from Polypterus senegalus isolate Bchr_013 chromosome 12, ASM1683550v1, whole genome shotgun sequence contains:
- the ankrd13a gene encoding ankyrin repeat domain-containing protein 13A isoform X2 — protein: MVQLVLQKRDYLKASTALQGVPELLAKIRESSDFYMEMKWEFTSWIPLVSRMCPSDVCRIWKSGANLRVDATLLGFENMTWIRGRRSYIFRGEGNFAVLMEINHDEEVVDIERFDISREMEEVTLDSMQPAEQEVAKRLTSPSINTYLDTRHIAFERNKSGIWGWRSDKTEVINGFEAKVFTVNNVNVVIRTRTEHLTEEEKTRYRDERNILESLLGTVEQYCGAQGDHTLEFASTNNPTAITPEEYFNPDFDLHDRDIGRPIELTIRTQKFKATLWMSEEHPLSLVEQVTPIINLMARTSAHFARLRDFVTLKFPPGFPVKIEIPLFHVLNARITFGNVNLCSTEDVVDLTSNKTPSQDEEDNTASSESPFIVCSSVFDVPTRYIRRGGGRAMPATNHDEELLQFAIQQSLLESKCTNEITSWDGINGVFPEAMFESQYSRAAQESLLMNMPISTCREDSPDSDLTLAMELSARIQEEEERKRKEEQEELERILQLSLIDK
- the ankrd13a gene encoding ankyrin repeat domain-containing protein 13A isoform X1, whose translation is MSCAAGDYNVQFPLHAAVWENDYKQLENKLPQHNIEEVDPRGRTPLHLAVSLGHLESARVLLRHNAEVTKENAKGWTVLQEAVSTGDPQMVQLVLQKRDYLKASTALQGVPELLAKIRESSDFYMEMKWEFTSWIPLVSRMCPSDVCRIWKSGANLRVDATLLGFENMTWIRGRRSYIFRGEGNFAVLMEINHDEEVVDIERFDISREMEEVTLDSMQPAEQEVAKRLTSPSINTYLDTRHIAFERNKSGIWGWRSDKTEVINGFEAKVFTVNNVNVVIRTRTEHLTEEEKTRYRDERNILESLLGTVEQYCGAQGDHTLEFASTNNPTAITPEEYFNPDFDLHDRDIGRPIELTIRTQKFKATLWMSEEHPLSLVEQVTPIINLMARTSAHFARLRDFVTLKFPPGFPVKIEIPLFHVLNARITFGNVNLCSTEDVVDLTSNKTPSQDEEDNTASSESPFIVCSSVFDVPTRYIRRGGGRAMPATNHDEELLQFAIQQSLLESKCTNEITSWDGINGVFPEAMFESQYSRAAQESLLMNMPISTCREDSPDSDLTLAMELSARIQEEEERKRKEEQEELERILQLSLIDK